A region of Caldibacillus debilis DSM 16016 DNA encodes the following proteins:
- the arcD gene encoding arginine-ornithine antiporter has protein sequence MAEKKLGLIPLIALVIGSMVGGGAFNLAGDMALGANAGAVIIGWVITGIGIIALAFVFQNLTMRKPELDSGIYSYAKEGFGSFLGFNSAWGYWLSAWLGNVAYATLVFSSIGYFLPVFEGGQNVASIIGASVVLWLVHFLVLRGVHSAAFINTVATIAKIVPIFLFIVCAIFAFHWDTFTHDFWGSEGFSWSSVAEQVKSTMLVTLWVFIGVEGAVVMSERAKDKSDVGKATVIGLISVLIIYVLISLLSLGVLSREELADLPNPAMAYVLESIVGKWGAVIINLGLIISVFGAWLSWTLFAAELPYVTAKDKIFPKWLAKENENKAPVNSLWLTNGLVQLFLITLLFSEKAYNFMFSLASSAILIPYMLSAFYQVKLTITKETYDKNANGWMKDVIVGLVASVYAVWLVYAAGLDYLVLTMLLYAPGIILYKWTKKENKVTTPDTGLDKGLMVLFVVLAVYAVFGLATGRITI, from the coding sequence GGATCCATGGTCGGCGGCGGGGCTTTTAACCTGGCGGGAGACATGGCGCTCGGGGCCAATGCGGGTGCGGTCATCATCGGTTGGGTAATTACCGGTATCGGGATCATTGCCTTGGCCTTCGTCTTTCAAAATTTGACGATGCGAAAGCCGGAATTGGACAGCGGCATCTACAGTTACGCGAAGGAAGGTTTCGGATCCTTCCTCGGGTTCAACAGCGCATGGGGCTATTGGCTGTCCGCCTGGCTCGGAAACGTCGCTTATGCCACCCTGGTCTTTTCCTCCATCGGCTATTTCCTGCCGGTCTTCGAAGGAGGCCAGAACGTCGCCTCCATCATCGGCGCATCCGTCGTTTTGTGGCTGGTCCATTTCCTCGTCCTGCGGGGCGTGCACTCGGCCGCCTTCATCAACACGGTTGCGACGATCGCAAAGATCGTCCCGATTTTCCTGTTCATCGTCTGTGCCATCTTTGCCTTCCATTGGGACACGTTTACCCATGACTTTTGGGGAAGCGAAGGATTTTCCTGGTCTTCCGTGGCCGAACAGGTAAAGAGCACCATGCTCGTCACCCTCTGGGTATTCATCGGCGTGGAAGGCGCCGTCGTCATGTCTGAACGGGCAAAAGACAAATCCGACGTCGGAAAAGCGACGGTCATCGGCTTAATCAGCGTCTTGATCATATATGTCCTCATCTCCCTTCTGTCGCTCGGCGTCTTGTCCCGGGAAGAACTGGCGGATTTGCCGAATCCCGCCATGGCCTACGTCCTGGAAAGCATCGTCGGGAAATGGGGAGCGGTCATCATCAACCTCGGCCTGATCATTTCCGTGTTCGGCGCCTGGTTGAGCTGGACCCTTTTCGCCGCGGAACTTCCCTATGTAACGGCGAAGGACAAAATCTTCCCGAAATGGCTGGCGAAAGAAAACGAAAATAAAGCGCCCGTCAATTCCCTTTGGCTGACGAACGGATTGGTCCAACTGTTCTTGATTACCCTGCTGTTTTCGGAAAAGGCCTATAACTTCATGTTCTCTTTGGCTTCGTCAGCGATCCTGATTCCGTATATGCTGTCCGCTTTTTACCAAGTCAAATTGACCATCACGAAAGAAACTTACGACAAGAACGCCAACGGCTGGATGAAAGACGTGATTGTCGGCCTCGTCGCCAGCGTCTATGCGGTTTGGCTCGTCTATGCCGCAGGATTGGATTACCTCGTATTGACCATGCTGTTATACGCGCCGGGCATCATCTTGTACAAATGGACGAAAAAAGAAAACAAGGTCACCACGCCGGATACCGGGCTGGATAAAGGGCTGATGGTTCTCTTCGTCGTCCTGGCCGTATACGCCGTGTTCGGGCTGGCCACCGGCAGGATCACCATCTGA
- the arcC gene encoding carbamate kinase, translating to MEREKVVIALGGNAIQAGDGTAESQQKAIAETAVQLAEIIKLGYQVVITHGNGPQVGNILLQQIKADSKQTPAMPLDTCGAMSQGMIGYWLEKEMDARLRAEGIDKEVAAIVTRVEVDPKDPAFENPTKPIGPFYSEEEAKKIMEETGAVFREDAGRGWRRVVPSPKPVKIMEYKIIETLIENGYIVIAAGGGGVPVYREEGKIVGVEGVIDKDFASQKLAELIDADILLILTEVETAYINFKKPGQEALREITAKKAREYVEQGQFAQGSMLPKVEAAIAFAESKPGRKGIITSLDKGLDALLGKTGTVITAE from the coding sequence ATGGAGAGAGAAAAAGTCGTTATCGCTTTAGGGGGAAATGCCATTCAGGCGGGGGACGGCACCGCGGAATCCCAGCAAAAAGCGATCGCCGAAACCGCCGTCCAGCTTGCGGAAATCATTAAACTCGGCTATCAAGTCGTCATCACCCACGGAAACGGGCCGCAAGTCGGGAACATTTTGCTCCAGCAAATCAAAGCGGATTCCAAACAAACGCCGGCCATGCCGCTCGATACTTGCGGCGCGATGAGCCAAGGGATGATCGGCTATTGGCTGGAAAAGGAAATGGACGCCCGGCTGCGCGCGGAAGGGATCGACAAAGAAGTGGCGGCCATCGTCACCCGGGTGGAAGTGGACCCGAAGGATCCGGCCTTTGAAAATCCGACAAAGCCGATCGGCCCCTTTTATTCCGAAGAAGAGGCCAAAAAAATCATGGAAGAAACCGGTGCGGTATTCCGGGAAGATGCCGGAAGGGGATGGCGGAGGGTCGTTCCTTCACCGAAACCGGTCAAAATCATGGAATACAAAATCATCGAAACCCTGATTGAAAATGGGTATATCGTCATCGCGGCCGGCGGCGGCGGGGTTCCCGTCTACAGGGAAGAAGGGAAAATCGTCGGCGTGGAAGGCGTCATCGACAAGGATTTTGCCTCCCAAAAGCTGGCCGAACTGATCGATGCGGATATCCTGCTGATCTTGACGGAAGTGGAAACCGCGTATATCAACTTTAAAAAACCCGGTCAGGAAGCATTGCGGGAAATCACGGCGAAAAAAGCGAGAGAATATGTGGAACAAGGGCAATTCGCCCAAGGCAGCATGCTCCCGAAAGTGGAAGCGGCCATCGCTTTCGCCGAATCCAAACCGGGAAGAAAAGGCATCATCACTTCCCTTGACAAAGGCTTGGACGCCTTGCTTGGGAAAACCGGAACGGTCATCACCGCGGAATGA
- a CDS encoding glycoside hydrolase domain-containing protein yields MPYVWGVDSALSVTKESYDCVLYNYGKPEFWGRYLTTVPGQSEGVTEKEIALLHDSGTRILPIYNQFRQAKGYRNGRVTAANMIFHARRLGIPDGKVLFANVERFFPVDAGWISGFVDAFNPSGYKPGIYHDPVTGGFSEAFCRAAAENPKVSDQTILWSAEPHPGASGRNDAPPFSPKKVPCRANSWGWQYGREAEACPVDTNLIDKRLYGLLW; encoded by the coding sequence ATGCCGTATGTCTGGGGTGTGGATTCCGCCCTTTCGGTAACGAAAGAAAGCTATGATTGCGTCTTGTACAATTACGGAAAGCCGGAATTTTGGGGCCGGTATTTGACGACGGTCCCCGGGCAGTCGGAGGGAGTCACGGAAAAGGAAATCGCGCTTTTGCACGACAGCGGAACGAGAATTTTGCCGATTTACAATCAGTTTCGCCAGGCCAAAGGGTACAGGAACGGGAGGGTAACCGCCGCCAATATGATCTTTCACGCCAGGCGTCTGGGAATCCCGGACGGCAAAGTGCTATTCGCCAATGTGGAGCGTTTTTTTCCCGTGGACGCCGGCTGGATCAGCGGCTTCGTCGATGCCTTTAATCCGAGCGGTTACAAACCCGGCATCTACCACGACCCGGTTACCGGCGGTTTTTCCGAAGCCTTCTGCCGGGCGGCGGCGGAAAATCCGAAGGTTTCCGACCAGACCATCCTCTGGAGCGCCGAACCCCATCCGGGCGCATCCGGACGGAACGACGCGCCGCCTTTCAGCCCGAAAAAAGTCCCTTGCCGGGCCAACAGCTGGGGATGGCAATACGGGCGGGAAGCGGAGGCTTGTCCCGTCGATACGAATTTGATCGATAAACGTCTATACGGACTTCTCTGGTGA
- a CDS encoding HAMP domain-containing methyl-accepting chemotaxis protein has product MLKGKNKRSLRKKLYVSFLFILLVPGLCISFFSYQQAKKGIESKMRMAAKENIQILESYLGSSLGSRIEDVNYYAETVSAARLTEERQEDLYRRFRDYLQPDDEVLDLYIGTVSGKMISSDPEAADPDYDPRERPWYKEAMAARGEIAITAPYVDSFTGDMVVTLSKRLKDGSGVIGLDLIINKIRDLADHAQIGKEGYVFLLDDQRKFITHPDEKPGTKAKHEFFAKLYEKKSGEFEYAFHGQKYITIFTTDDLTGWKIAGTMNASEVAKEARPILKSTLVIIFTALLIGIAAVMLIIRSILQPVRALKDAADHIRKGEIGGEIPVQTRDEIGELADTFNHMSRSLKAVARKNRDSAEQMAASAEELTAAIDQATQAADQVARAVEEIASGAEKQMEGVQQSIKSLEEVNRGMEEISDLTAEVAGMTKEANQLAEEGRNFVEETAAQMNSIKRSVAHSDEEIRHLYERSKEIGLILNVIADISDQTNLLALNAAIEAARAGEQGKGFAVVAEEVKKLAEQTRMASKQIEDLIRQTQENVTNTVTEMESVRKEVDKGLAISLETKEKFVKILSMMESISPQSERISGIIQQLTAEVQEVLSATSKLSGIAEENAATSQEVAASAQEQMASMEEIKGLSKNLAQTAEELQSAVQSFKI; this is encoded by the coding sequence ATGTTGAAAGGAAAAAACAAACGAAGTTTGCGCAAAAAATTGTATGTATCCTTTTTATTCATTTTGCTTGTCCCGGGCTTATGCATATCCTTTTTTTCCTACCAGCAGGCGAAAAAGGGAATCGAATCAAAAATGCGGATGGCGGCGAAAGAAAACATTCAAATATTGGAATCCTATCTCGGCTCGTCCCTCGGTTCCAGGATAGAAGATGTCAACTATTATGCGGAGACGGTTTCCGCCGCCCGGCTGACGGAGGAAAGACAAGAGGACCTGTACCGCCGTTTCCGGGATTATTTGCAGCCGGATGATGAGGTTTTGGACCTCTATATCGGTACCGTTTCCGGAAAGATGATTTCATCGGATCCCGAGGCGGCCGATCCGGATTATGACCCGCGGGAGCGCCCCTGGTACAAAGAGGCCATGGCCGCCCGAGGGGAAATCGCCATCACGGCCCCTTATGTGGACAGTTTTACGGGGGACATGGTCGTTACCCTTTCCAAACGGCTCAAGGACGGTTCGGGGGTAATCGGCTTGGACCTGATCATCAATAAAATCCGGGATCTTGCCGACCATGCCCAAATCGGCAAGGAAGGCTACGTCTTTTTGCTGGATGATCAAAGGAAGTTCATCACCCATCCGGATGAAAAGCCCGGTACGAAGGCGAAACACGAATTTTTTGCCAAACTTTATGAGAAAAAGAGCGGGGAATTCGAATATGCCTTTCATGGCCAAAAATATATTACGATATTCACAACCGACGATTTGACCGGCTGGAAGATCGCCGGGACGATGAACGCTTCCGAAGTGGCCAAGGAGGCGCGGCCCATATTGAAGTCGACGCTCGTGATCATATTTACCGCCCTTTTGATCGGCATAGCCGCCGTCATGCTGATCATCCGTTCCATCCTTCAACCGGTCCGGGCCTTGAAGGACGCGGCCGATCATATCCGGAAGGGGGAAATCGGCGGGGAAATCCCGGTGCAGACGAGGGATGAGATCGGCGAATTGGCCGATACGTTCAACCATATGAGCAGGAGCCTGAAAGCCGTCGCCCGGAAAAACCGGGACAGCGCGGAACAAATGGCCGCATCCGCAGAAGAGCTGACTGCAGCCATCGATCAAGCGACCCAAGCGGCGGACCAGGTGGCCAGAGCCGTCGAAGAAATCGCCTCGGGTGCGGAAAAACAGATGGAAGGCGTGCAGCAATCCATCAAATCGTTGGAAGAGGTCAACCGGGGAATGGAGGAAATTTCGGACCTGACCGCCGAGGTGGCCGGGATGACGAAAGAGGCAAATCAACTGGCGGAGGAAGGAAGAAATTTTGTTGAAGAGACGGCCGCCCAAATGAATTCGATCAAGCGTTCCGTCGCCCATTCGGACGAGGAAATCCGCCACTTGTACGAAAGGTCCAAGGAAATCGGCTTAATCTTGAACGTGATCGCCGACATTTCCGATCAAACGAATCTGCTTGCCTTGAACGCCGCCATCGAAGCGGCCAGGGCCGGCGAACAGGGGAAAGGGTTCGCCGTCGTCGCCGAGGAAGTCAAAAAACTTGCGGAACAAACCCGGATGGCCTCCAAACAAATTGAAGATCTGATCCGGCAAACCCAGGAAAACGTCACAAACACCGTGACGGAAATGGAATCGGTAAGAAAAGAAGTGGATAAGGGGCTGGCCATCTCCCTGGAAACGAAGGAGAAATTTGTGAAGATTTTATCCATGATGGAGTCGATCTCCCCCCAATCGGAAAGAATCTCGGGAATCATTCAGCAATTGACGGCGGAAGTCCAGGAGGTTTTATCCGCCACATCGAAACTTTCAGGCATCGCCGAGGAAAACGCGGCAACGAGCCAGGAAGTGGCCGCATCCGCCCAGGAACAAATGGCATCCATGGAAGAGATCAAAGGGTTGTCGAAGAACCTGGCGCAAACGGCGGAAGAATTGCAATCGGCGGTGCAGTCGTTCAAAATATGA
- a CDS encoding PTS sugar transporter subunit IIB → MKRILLACSSGMSTSLLVSKMREVAEQKGIETEIWAVGNEKAEKEMEKADVLLIGPQMRFLKKKLEKKAEEIGIKVDVIDPVAYGRMDGEKVFHQALELINK, encoded by the coding sequence GTGAAAAGAATTTTATTGGCCTGTTCATCGGGGATGTCCACCAGTCTGCTCGTTTCAAAGATGAGGGAGGTGGCGGAACAAAAGGGCATCGAGACAGAGATTTGGGCAGTGGGAAATGAAAAGGCGGAAAAGGAAATGGAAAAGGCGGACGTCCTGCTGATCGGCCCGCAAATGAGATTTTTAAAGAAAAAATTGGAGAAGAAGGCCGAGGAAATCGGGATTAAGGTGGATGTCATCGACCCCGTGGCCTACGGCCGGATGGACGGCGAAAAAGTTTTTCATCAAGCGTTGGAATTAATAAACAAATGA
- the celB gene encoding PTS cellobiose transporter subunit IIC → MNKVMEFLERWLLPVAEKLNNNRYLTALRDGFMVALPVIIFGSIFVVIANFPFLDRLLGEEAYAAYQNALGPASAATLSLMGLFVIVGIGYKLTEHYGGQAIYGGVVAIASFLILTPQTVEKVTGAIPTSSLGAQGLFLGIFTAIISAELYRFFVNKNWVIKMPAGVPEAVSRSFSSLIPIGLTLTVFLLVRILFSYTPYETVQNFIYTVIQQPLTKLGSGLGATIVAVILIQIFWFFGLHGQIIVNTVFDPIWYALNDENFQAFQAGRELPNVITKQFIDTFLVGMGGSGMTLAVVILIFLIGRSRQVKELGKLGGPPGIFNVNEPITFGLPIILNPLALIPWILAPVVVTVITYFAMASGLVPKPAGIIVPWTTPIGISGFLATGNAWQGAVLQIFNLLVVMAIWWPFLKIIDKSYYEKENKPSE, encoded by the coding sequence ATGAACAAAGTGATGGAGTTTTTGGAAAGATGGTTGCTGCCCGTGGCGGAAAAATTAAATAATAACCGGTATTTAACCGCCCTTCGCGACGGTTTCATGGTCGCGCTGCCCGTCATCATTTTCGGTTCCATTTTTGTCGTCATTGCCAACTTTCCTTTTCTTGACCGCCTTTTGGGCGAGGAAGCGTACGCGGCCTATCAGAACGCCTTGGGGCCCGCGTCTGCAGCGACTTTAAGCTTGATGGGACTTTTCGTGATCGTCGGGATCGGGTATAAATTGACCGAACATTACGGCGGCCAGGCGATCTACGGCGGGGTTGTGGCGATCGCTTCCTTTCTGATCCTCACGCCGCAGACGGTGGAAAAGGTGACCGGTGCGATCCCGACATCCAGTTTGGGTGCGCAAGGGCTGTTTTTGGGGATTTTTACCGCCATTATTTCCGCGGAACTTTACCGCTTTTTCGTCAACAAAAATTGGGTCATCAAAATGCCCGCGGGTGTTCCCGAAGCCGTGTCGAGATCTTTCAGTTCCCTGATCCCCATCGGCTTGACTTTGACCGTCTTTCTGCTGGTGCGGATATTATTCAGCTACACGCCCTATGAAACCGTTCAAAACTTCATTTATACGGTCATTCAACAGCCGCTTACGAAACTGGGAAGCGGTCTCGGCGCGACCATCGTCGCGGTCATCCTCATTCAAATCTTCTGGTTTTTCGGCCTGCACGGTCAAATCATCGTCAACACCGTGTTTGACCCGATCTGGTACGCATTAAATGACGAAAATTTTCAAGCCTTTCAGGCCGGACGGGAGCTTCCCAATGTCATCACGAAACAATTCATCGACACTTTCCTGGTCGGAATGGGCGGCTCGGGAATGACTTTGGCGGTTGTCATCCTCATTTTCCTCATCGGCCGGAGCAGGCAGGTCAAAGAGCTTGGCAAGTTGGGCGGACCGCCCGGCATATTCAACGTCAACGAACCGATTACTTTCGGGCTGCCGATCATTTTAAACCCCTTGGCCCTGATCCCTTGGATCTTGGCACCCGTGGTGGTAACGGTGATTACGTATTTTGCCATGGCGAGCGGCCTGGTGCCGAAACCGGCCGGCATCATCGTCCCGTGGACAACGCCGATCGGAATCAGCGGTTTTTTGGCGACCGGCAACGCCTGGCAAGGTGCGGTTTTGCAAATCTTTAATCTTTTGGTTGTGATGGCGATTTGGTGGCCCTTCTTAAAAATCATTGATAAAAGCTATTATGAAAAGGAAAATAAGCCTTCGGAGTAA
- a CDS encoding PTS lactose/cellobiose transporter subunit IIA — MDELTEIAFQIILHAGNGRSSAMEAIQEAKEGNFEKADDLMKEAGEELAIAHGYHSRLLQKEASGKSAPVNVILIHAQDHLMTAITVKDLALEFVELYKNK, encoded by the coding sequence TTGGACGAATTGACAGAAATTGCCTTTCAAATCATCTTGCATGCAGGAAATGGCCGGTCTTCTGCCATGGAAGCCATCCAGGAAGCAAAGGAAGGAAATTTTGAAAAAGCAGATGATTTAATGAAGGAAGCCGGTGAGGAATTGGCAATCGCCCACGGCTACCACAGCCGGCTTTTGCAAAAAGAGGCGAGCGGAAAAAGCGCCCCCGTCAATGTCATCCTGATCCATGCCCAAGACCATTTGATGACGGCGATCACCGTCAAGGATTTGGCCTTGGAATTCGTCGAACTTTATAAAAATAAATAA
- a CDS encoding glycoside hydrolase family 1 protein: MDIRYRFPAGFWWGSATSATQIEGAAREGGKGKNIWDYWYEIEPNRFFDKVGPETASDFYHLYKEDIRLMKEIGHNSFRFSISWSRLVPGGRGKVNPEAVNFYNHVINELLKNGIEPFVTLYHFDMPLELQEEGGWESREVVEAYKNYAAQCFRLFGDRVKMWFTFNEPIVPVEGGYLYDFHYPNVVDFRRAAQVAFHTMLAHAKAVEAFREAGIRGGKIGIILNLTPSYPRSRHPADMKAARIADLFFNRSFLDPAVLGEYPEELVRLLQEYGQLPAFRKEDLEWIKNYKIDILGVNYYQPRRVKAKDHLPNPYSPFMPEWFFDYYEMPGRKMNPYRGWEIYEKGIYDIMVNLKENYGNIECYVSENGMGVQDEERFIRDGMIHDDYRIEFIKGHLIWLHKAIREGCNVKGYHLWTFMDNWSWTNAYKNRYGLVSVDLRTKKRTPKKSAWWFKSLAENNGF, from the coding sequence ATGGATATTCGTTATCGTTTCCCTGCCGGTTTCTGGTGGGGGTCGGCAACTTCGGCCACCCAAATCGAAGGAGCGGCAAGGGAAGGCGGAAAAGGGAAAAACATTTGGGATTATTGGTATGAAATCGAGCCGAATCGTTTTTTTGACAAGGTGGGTCCGGAGACTGCCTCCGATTTTTACCATCTGTATAAAGAAGACATCCGGCTGATGAAGGAAATTGGGCATAATTCCTTCCGTTTTTCCATTTCCTGGTCGAGGCTCGTTCCCGGCGGTAGGGGAAAGGTAAATCCGGAAGCGGTGAATTTTTACAACCATGTGATTAACGAACTGCTGAAAAACGGCATCGAACCTTTCGTTACCCTATACCATTTCGACATGCCTTTGGAATTGCAGGAAGAAGGCGGCTGGGAAAGCCGGGAAGTGGTGGAAGCTTATAAAAACTATGCGGCCCAGTGCTTCCGTTTGTTCGGCGACCGGGTAAAAATGTGGTTTACCTTCAATGAACCGATCGTTCCGGTTGAAGGAGGATATTTGTACGACTTTCATTATCCGAACGTCGTTGATTTCCGGCGGGCGGCCCAGGTAGCCTTTCATACCATGCTCGCCCATGCGAAGGCCGTCGAGGCGTTCCGCGAAGCCGGGATACGGGGAGGAAAGATCGGCATCATCCTGAATTTAACGCCCTCCTATCCGAGGAGCCGTCATCCGGCAGACATGAAGGCCGCCCGCATCGCCGATTTGTTTTTCAACCGGAGCTTTCTGGATCCGGCGGTTTTGGGGGAATATCCGGAAGAACTCGTCCGGCTGTTGCAAGAGTACGGGCAATTGCCGGCATTCCGTAAGGAAGATTTGGAATGGATCAAAAATTATAAAATCGACATCCTCGGCGTCAATTATTACCAGCCGAGGAGGGTGAAAGCGAAGGATCATTTGCCCAATCCCTACAGCCCCTTTATGCCGGAATGGTTTTTTGATTATTACGAAATGCCGGGAAGGAAAATGAACCCCTACCGCGGATGGGAGATCTACGAAAAGGGCATTTACGACATCATGGTCAATTTGAAGGAAAACTACGGAAACATCGAATGCTATGTTTCGGAAAACGGTATGGGCGTGCAGGATGAGGAACGTTTTATCCGGGACGGGATGATTCACGACGATTATCGGATCGAATTTATCAAAGGCCATTTGATTTGGCTCCATAAGGCGATCCGGGAAGGATGCAACGTCAAAGGCTACCATTTGTGGACATTCATGGACAATTGGTCGTGGACGAATGCTTACAAAAACCGCTACGGCCTTGTTTCCGTCGACCTCCGCACGAAAAAAAGGACACCGAAGAAAAGCGCCTGGTGGTTTAAGTCGCTGGCGGAAAACAACGGATTCTGA